A genomic window from Serratia liquefaciens includes:
- a CDS encoding LysR family transcriptional regulator codes for MNFSSDNIELFLAVLDRGSFSAAARSLRRVPSAVSMGIANMEAELGFQLFDRSHREPVPTPLALALAPHARLIADQLKQLQNHAIELSQGLESTLSIGVASDINSSGLLTAVNTLAERYPLLNIEVLTAPQDDVVHMLHQERVDVCLAFGGLNINSQEQFHFVGAESLVAMLSPRHPALQGAPDELFLEDLVNVRQIMVASRDLPIADLRPRVAESYWRTDSLPMALNMVEAGLGWGNFPLSLTAPLLAQERLIRLKFKNTKNELRLPMHLIWLKSRPLDKAARELVALMRDASQAE; via the coding sequence ATGAATTTTTCCAGCGACAACATTGAGCTGTTTCTGGCGGTGCTGGATCGCGGTTCATTTTCCGCCGCGGCTCGTTCACTGCGGCGCGTACCTTCGGCGGTCAGCATGGGGATCGCCAACATGGAGGCGGAACTGGGGTTTCAGCTGTTTGACCGTTCGCACCGTGAGCCGGTGCCGACCCCGTTGGCATTGGCGCTGGCGCCCCATGCACGACTGATAGCCGACCAGCTTAAACAGTTGCAGAACCACGCTATCGAACTGTCGCAAGGGCTGGAGAGCACCTTGTCGATTGGCGTTGCCTCGGACATCAACAGCAGCGGCCTGCTGACGGCGGTCAATACGCTGGCGGAGCGCTATCCGCTGCTGAATATCGAAGTGTTGACCGCCCCGCAGGATGACGTGGTGCATATGCTGCATCAAGAGCGAGTCGACGTTTGCTTGGCGTTTGGCGGGCTTAACATCAACAGCCAGGAACAGTTTCACTTCGTCGGCGCGGAATCGCTGGTTGCCATGCTTTCGCCACGGCACCCGGCGTTGCAGGGGGCACCGGATGAGCTGTTTCTCGAGGATTTGGTCAACGTGCGGCAAATTATGGTGGCCAGCCGTGATTTGCCAATCGCCGATCTGCGGCCACGCGTGGCGGAATCTTACTGGCGCACCGACAGCCTGCCGATGGCGCTGAACATGGTGGAGGCCGGTTTGGGCTGGGGCAATTTCCCCCTGTCGCTGACCGCACCGCTGTTAGCGCAGGAGCGGCTGATCCGTCTGAAATTCAAAAACACCAAAAACGAACTGCGATTGCCGATGCACCTGATCTGGCTGAAAAGCCGGCCGCTGGATAAGGCTGCCCGTGAACTGGTGGCCCTGATGCGCGACGCATCGCAGGCAGAATAA
- a CDS encoding PACE efflux transporter produces MQGVKRKLVYVTAYEIIGMAISALGLALLSGSAPSSTGPLAVIITTIAVSWNFIYNSLFELWESRQASRGRTLKRRILHAIGFQLTLVVYLIPLIAWWMGITLWQALLLDMALIVIIPCYTFVFNWVFDKVFGLPTSALPAGESA; encoded by the coding sequence ATGCAAGGCGTTAAACGCAAACTGGTGTATGTCACCGCCTATGAAATTATCGGCATGGCGATCTCGGCGCTCGGGCTGGCGCTGCTTTCCGGCAGTGCCCCCAGCAGCACCGGGCCGCTGGCGGTGATCATTACCACTATCGCCGTCAGCTGGAACTTCATCTACAACTCGCTGTTCGAGCTGTGGGAAAGTCGCCAGGCTTCACGTGGCCGTACGCTTAAACGCCGCATTCTGCATGCCATCGGTTTTCAATTGACGTTGGTGGTTTACCTGATCCCGCTGATTGCCTGGTGGATGGGGATTACGCTGTGGCAAGCGCTGCTGCTGGATATGGCGCTGATCGTGATTATCCCGTGCTACACCTTTGTGTTTAACTGGGTGTTCGACAAGGTATTCGGTCTGCCGACTTCAGCGCTGCCGGCCGGAGAATCAGCCTAA
- a CDS encoding DedA family protein, with translation MADLAHYITDYGYWALFIGCLAEGETITLLGGIAAHQGLLHLPWVIAVVALGGTLGDQLLFFLGRRFGGRVISSMKSQEKRIERARKLIARHPMLFVIGVRFMYGFRIIGPVLIGASKLPPSRFVPLNILGAVLWATIFVLLGYFGGEAIGRFISGFDKKLTSVLFCALVIAAILLVRFWWRRRHAD, from the coding sequence ATGGCAGATTTAGCCCACTACATTACGGACTACGGTTATTGGGCGCTGTTTATCGGCTGTCTGGCCGAAGGCGAAACCATCACGCTGCTGGGCGGTATTGCGGCCCATCAGGGACTGCTGCATCTGCCCTGGGTCATTGCGGTGGTGGCGTTGGGCGGTACGCTGGGGGATCAACTGCTGTTTTTCCTGGGGCGTCGCTTCGGAGGACGGGTCATTTCAAGCATGAAGAGCCAGGAAAAACGCATCGAGCGCGCCAGGAAACTGATTGCACGCCACCCGATGCTGTTCGTGATTGGCGTACGCTTTATGTATGGCTTTCGCATTATCGGCCCGGTGCTGATCGGCGCCAGCAAGCTGCCGCCGTCGCGCTTTGTGCCGCTGAACATTCTGGGTGCCGTCCTGTGGGCGACCATCTTTGTGCTGCTGGGTTATTTCGGTGGCGAAGCGATCGGCCGTTTTATCTCGGGCTTCGACAAAAAGCTGACCAGCGTGCTGTTCTGCGCGCTGGTGATCGCCGCCATTCTGCTAGTACGGTTTTGGTGGCGCCGTCGGCATGCCGATTAA
- a CDS encoding LysE family translocator, producing the protein MISETVLSVLSITGAIALGAMSPGQSFILVARTAVASSRRDGMAVALGMGVGCFIFALVALLGLQSLLLALPWLYSTLKVLGGAYLVYLALKMLRGANQPLNVEAVGAQSLGLRKAFTTGLLTQLSNPNTAIVFGSVFAALLSHKISPLMYIILPMIALAVDVLWYAFVAFVLSSPGPRRTYLRFKAWFDRVGGGVLALLGVKLMLNR; encoded by the coding sequence ATGATCAGCGAGACGGTTTTATCGGTATTGAGTATTACTGGCGCCATTGCGCTGGGGGCAATGAGTCCGGGACAAAGCTTTATTTTGGTGGCTCGTACGGCCGTGGCCTCTTCGCGCCGCGATGGTATGGCAGTGGCGCTGGGTATGGGCGTCGGCTGCTTTATTTTTGCACTGGTGGCTCTGTTGGGGCTTCAGTCATTGCTGTTGGCATTGCCGTGGTTGTATTCCACGCTGAAAGTGCTGGGGGGCGCTTACCTGGTCTACCTGGCGTTAAAAATGCTGCGTGGGGCGAACCAGCCGCTAAACGTGGAGGCCGTCGGGGCGCAGTCTCTGGGCCTCCGCAAGGCCTTCACCACGGGATTATTGACCCAACTGAGCAACCCGAACACCGCCATCGTGTTCGGCAGCGTGTTTGCCGCCTTGCTCAGCCATAAAATTTCGCCGCTGATGTACATTATTCTGCCGATGATTGCTCTGGCCGTTGACGTGCTGTGGTATGCCTTCGTGGCCTTTGTGTTGTCATCACCGGGCCCCCGACGCACCTACCTGCGTTTTAAAGCCTGGTTCGATCGGGTAGGCGGCGGAGTGCTGGCCTTGCTCGGGGTGAAACTGATGCTGAACCGATAA